In Asterias amurensis chromosome 4, ASM3211899v1, one genomic interval encodes:
- the LOC139935708 gene encoding uncharacterized protein has product MFMVMKPLVILLQGLACIFYIVLVFTLGYANLISLVILLPFVVMDVLCFLVVTSQYQELRDGRGRLEDVIAARTTTHTIVTHPGMGGAVVLTQQQGYVVPQQGYLAQQPGYPAQQQGYPAQQPGYPPQQQGYPPQQQGYPAQQGYPPEQGYPPQQGYPPPGDDPPAYPEKA; this is encoded by the exons ATGTTCATGGTGATGAAACCACTTGTCATCTTGCTTCAGGGATTAGCTTGCATCTTTTATATCGTCCTGGTTTTT ACTCTTGGATATGCTAACCTAATTTCATTGGTGATCTTGTTGCCATTTGTCGTCATGGAC GTGTTATGTTTCCTGGTCGTGACGTCACAGTACCAGGAACTTCGAGATGGACGCGGTCGCCTTGAGGATGTCATTGCTGCCAGG accaCCACCCACACTATTGTGACCCATCCTGGTATGGGTGGCGCTGTTGTTCTAACCCAGCAGCAAGGGTACGTTGTTCCCCAGCAGGGATACCTAGCCCAGCAACCAGGATACCCAGCCCAGCAACAGGGATACCCAGCCCAGCAACCAGGATACCCACCCCAGCAACAGGGCTACCCACCCCAGCAACAGGGATACCCAGCCCAGCAGGGTTACCCACCCGAGCAAGGATACCCACCCCAGCAGGGGTACCCACCTCCAGGTGATGACCCCCCAGCTTACCCAGAGAAGGCTTAA